A window of the Trichocoleus sp. FACHB-46 genome harbors these coding sequences:
- a CDS encoding response regulator transcription factor, with protein sequence MSEIRVALIESQDLSRYGMQAALGQSDLITVVGEAAKGREGLDLLQQTQPDLVIIELDLPDISGIEVIQQIKNPESEAESADLKVLIFSTEANEELVMQAFAAGADSYCLKDKTNHQDLLEAIEATYQGNSWLDPAIARIVLSHYQQTIEQDTNDSSPGSVSIEPIDPAVGPILGADPLTKRELEILELIVGGHKNEEISQKLYITLDTVKTHVRNILNKMGASDRTHAAVLGLRSGLVN encoded by the coding sequence ATGAGTGAAATTCGTGTGGCCCTAATTGAATCTCAGGACCTCAGTCGGTATGGGATGCAAGCGGCTTTAGGACAAAGTGATCTAATCACTGTTGTCGGGGAAGCGGCCAAGGGGCGAGAAGGTTTAGACCTGTTGCAACAAACTCAGCCCGATTTGGTCATTATCGAACTGGATTTGCCTGATATCAGTGGCATTGAGGTCATTCAGCAGATTAAAAACCCAGAGTCGGAAGCAGAATCTGCCGACCTGAAAGTTTTGATTTTTAGCACTGAAGCTAATGAAGAATTGGTCATGCAAGCCTTTGCCGCAGGCGCAGATTCTTACTGCTTAAAAGACAAAACTAATCACCAAGATTTGTTAGAAGCGATTGAGGCAACTTACCAGGGAAATTCCTGGCTCGATCCCGCGATCGCTCGGATTGTGCTGTCCCACTATCAGCAAACGATTGAGCAAGACACCAACGACTCGAGCCCCGGATCTGTGAGCATTGAACCGATTGACCCAGCCGTAGGCCCCATTCTAGGCGCTGACCCTTTAACTAAACGGGAGCTAGAAATTCTGGAGTTAATTGTGGGGGGGCACAAAAATGAGGAAATTAGTCAAAAGCTCTATATCACGCTGGACACGGTAAAAACCCATGTCCGTAATATCCTCAACAAGATGGGAGCCAGCGATCGCACTCATGCAGCGGTTTTAGGCTTGCGTTCAGGCTTAGTGAATTAG
- the glgA gene encoding glycogen synthase GlgA: protein MYIVQIASECAPVIKAGGLGDVVYGLSRELETRGHCVELILPKYDCMRYDHIWGLHDAYRDLWVPWYGGTIHCSVYCGWVHGQLCFFIEPHSRDDFFNRGCYYGCHDDTMRFAFFSKAALEFLQQSNKRPDVIHCHDWQTGLVPVMLFENYKYEMGLQRVCYTIHNFKHQGFAGNEILWATGLNNEPYYFQPDRLQDNFNPFALNLMKGGIVYANAVTTVSPHHAWEARHTEVGSGLGHTLHMHQDKFTGILNGIDLDFWSPEVDRYIPHHYTQDNLEGKAQNKKALRDRLLLQDVDKPIIAYIGRLDAQKGVHLVHHAIYHAIDNGAQFVLLGSATEAGINAHFQHEKRFLNDHPDVHLELGFNEELSHLIYAGADMILVPSNYEPCGLTQMIGLKYGTVPIVRSVGGLVNTVFDRDYDSNHLPETRNGYVFYDSDYQALESTMNRALSLWRDYPKEFQQLVKQGMEYDYSWNHPGKDYIEIYDRIRHKPAAVAL from the coding sequence ATGTACATCGTACAAATTGCCTCTGAGTGCGCTCCAGTCATCAAAGCCGGAGGCTTGGGCGATGTGGTTTATGGACTCAGCCGTGAATTAGAAACGCGAGGACACTGTGTTGAGCTGATTCTGCCCAAATATGATTGCATGCGCTACGACCATATTTGGGGCTTGCACGATGCCTACCGTGACCTGTGGGTGCCTTGGTATGGCGGCACAATTCACTGCTCGGTTTACTGCGGCTGGGTACATGGGCAACTCTGCTTCTTTATTGAGCCTCACTCTCGCGATGATTTCTTCAATCGCGGTTGTTACTATGGTTGCCACGATGACACCATGCGCTTTGCCTTCTTTAGCAAGGCCGCTCTAGAATTTTTGCAGCAGAGCAACAAGCGTCCCGATGTCATCCACTGCCACGACTGGCAGACTGGCTTAGTTCCCGTCATGCTGTTTGAGAATTACAAGTATGAAATGGGGCTTCAGCGAGTTTGTTACACGATTCATAACTTCAAACACCAAGGCTTTGCGGGCAACGAGATTCTTTGGGCCACCGGACTCAACAACGAACCTTACTATTTCCAACCCGATCGCCTGCAAGACAACTTCAACCCCTTTGCTTTGAACTTGATGAAAGGGGGCATTGTTTACGCCAATGCAGTAACCACAGTTTCACCGCACCACGCTTGGGAAGCGCGTCATACAGAGGTGGGGTCTGGTCTGGGCCACACGCTGCATATGCATCAAGACAAATTTACCGGAATTCTCAACGGCATTGATCTAGACTTCTGGAGCCCCGAAGTCGATCGCTATATTCCACACCACTACACCCAGGACAACTTAGAAGGCAAAGCCCAGAACAAGAAAGCGCTGCGCGATCGCCTGTTGTTGCAAGATGTAGACAAACCAATCATTGCTTATATTGGCCGTCTGGATGCTCAGAAAGGCGTTCACCTGGTGCATCACGCCATTTATCACGCCATCGATAACGGTGCCCAGTTTGTCTTGTTAGGTTCCGCCACCGAAGCGGGAATTAATGCTCACTTCCAGCACGAAAAGCGCTTTTTGAATGACCATCCTGACGTGCATCTGGAGCTGGGTTTTAACGAAGAACTGTCGCACCTGATCTACGCTGGGGCCGATATGATTTTGGTGCCGAGCAACTACGAACCCTGTGGCCTGACTCAGATGATTGGCTTAAAGTACGGCACAGTACCCATTGTTCGGAGTGTGGGGGGTCTGGTGAATACAGTGTTCGATCGCGACTACGACTCCAATCATTTGCCCGAAACCCGCAATGGCTATGTCTTCTATGATTCTGACTATCAAGCGTTAGAATCAACCATGAATCGAGCTTTGAGCCTGTGGCGGGATTACCCCAAAGAGTTTCAACAACTAGTGAAGCAGGGCATGGAATACGACTACTCTTGGAACCATCCGGGTAAGGATTACATCGAGATTTACGATCGCATCCGCCACAAACCAGCTGCTGTAGCGCTGTAA
- a CDS encoding rhodanese-related sulfurtransferase translates to MTEIVVAALYKFVSLPDFAEKKDMLLAYCLDQDIKGTLLFASEGINGTIAGSRLAIDAVLSFLRADPRLADLEHKESYTDTPPFDRLKVRLKKEIVPLGVPEVDPNQKVGTYVSPEEWNELITDPDVVVIDTRNDYEVQIGTFQGACNPQTASFREFPDYVRQHLDPQKHKKVAMFCTGGIRCEKASSFMLEQGFEEVYHLKGGILKYLEAVPAEASLWEGECFVFDQRVAVRHGLEPGSYDACMACGRPISDEDKASEHYQEGISCPHCFDSLTEEKRARQVARQRQVELAKQRHQASVEP, encoded by the coding sequence ATGACCGAAATTGTTGTTGCCGCACTCTACAAATTTGTCAGCTTGCCAGACTTCGCTGAGAAAAAAGATATGCTCTTGGCCTATTGTTTAGACCAAGACATTAAGGGCACCCTTCTTTTCGCTTCAGAAGGCATCAATGGCACGATCGCCGGATCTCGATTGGCGATCGATGCGGTTCTCTCTTTTTTGCGGGCTGATCCGCGCCTCGCTGATTTAGAGCACAAAGAGTCATATACAGATACTCCCCCGTTCGATCGCCTGAAAGTTCGCTTAAAAAAAGAGATCGTGCCTTTAGGCGTGCCTGAGGTTGACCCCAACCAGAAAGTAGGAACCTACGTCAGCCCAGAAGAGTGGAACGAGCTGATTACCGATCCAGACGTGGTGGTGATTGATACGCGCAATGATTACGAGGTGCAAATCGGTACTTTTCAAGGCGCTTGCAATCCCCAGACGGCTTCCTTTCGGGAATTTCCTGACTATGTTCGCCAGCACTTAGACCCCCAAAAACATAAGAAAGTTGCAATGTTTTGTACGGGTGGAATTCGCTGCGAAAAAGCTTCCTCTTTTATGTTGGAGCAAGGGTTTGAGGAAGTGTATCACCTGAAAGGCGGCATCTTGAAGTACCTCGAAGCAGTCCCAGCCGAAGCAAGTCTTTGGGAAGGCGAGTGCTTCGTATTTGACCAGCGGGTAGCGGTGCGTCACGGGCTAGAACCTGGTTCTTATGATGCTTGTATGGCTTGTGGTAGACCTATTTCAGACGAAGACAAAGCTTCAGAACATTACCAGGAAGGGATTTCTTGTCCTCATTGCTTTGATAGCCTTACGGAAGAAAAAAGAGCCCGCCAAGTAGCCCGTCAAAGACAAGTTGAGCTAGCGAAGCAACGTCATCAGGCTAGCGTCGAGCCTTAA
- a CDS encoding isoprenylcysteine carboxylmethyltransferase family protein, with protein sequence MKAKHIINLQKGLTGFVVLGLMWAYHNFTIGPWIYLALHGTYGLLWLLKDQLFPDKQWEQKISPGQGIFVGIILVLYWVAPFLLISRGVVPSAPLIAAAVALNILGVFLHYSSDAQKYFTLKYHPGLITEGFFARCRNTNYLGEVLIYSSFALLAQHWLPFVILALFAAGLFIPNMRKKDQSLARYPEFAEYKARSGLLLPQLLPSRNSGLDSQAPDSPQNG encoded by the coding sequence ATGAAAGCGAAACATATTATTAACTTGCAAAAGGGGCTGACTGGATTTGTAGTCCTAGGACTGATGTGGGCTTATCACAACTTCACCATCGGTCCGTGGATTTATCTGGCGCTTCACGGCACCTACGGCCTGCTTTGGTTGCTTAAAGATCAGCTCTTTCCCGACAAGCAGTGGGAGCAGAAGATTTCACCAGGGCAAGGTATTTTTGTTGGCATTATCCTAGTTTTGTATTGGGTTGCTCCCTTCTTGCTGATTAGTCGTGGTGTTGTGCCGTCGGCTCCTCTGATTGCGGCGGCTGTGGCCTTGAACATCCTTGGTGTATTCCTCCACTACAGCAGCGATGCTCAGAAATACTTCACGCTGAAATATCATCCTGGTTTAATTACGGAAGGCTTTTTTGCCCGATGTCGCAACACCAACTACTTGGGGGAAGTACTGATCTACAGCTCATTTGCACTTTTAGCTCAGCACTGGTTGCCGTTTGTGATTCTGGCTCTGTTTGCTGCAGGTTTGTTTATCCCGAATATGCGGAAGAAGGACCAATCTCTGGCGCGTTACCCAGAGTTTGCTGAGTATAAAGCGCGTTCTGGTTTGTTGTTGCCTCAACTCCTGCCATCAAGAAACTCGGGTTTAGACAGTCAAGCTCCTGATTCACCTCAAAACGGCTAA
- a CDS encoding DUF3370 domain-containing protein has product MRPKQNNIAIALISALALVGVGSYSLLLAGKTASSASDLAQGAPPSPKPTPQIIVEPQPVRALPGQLDQVPMFNSNSPEWVKTEGILLSTLPPTSKKTPTAHLNFPFQGRFDLFIHHQTHTPKDLQTFYLGVMLHNSSSQPVTVDVLQGATYLTQSAPYIKLPTYVDNPNNTVYAGPGDRVVTDILQGKRQADFPAQLVIPPGQSRMLLNHPMPVRGLEKPINGRSGYLRLRSSGKVYAASLMMFAKKNANGSDRAPTLAEWQALLDTGTLSGPRDKVPTPPEQAGGQLIYGRVAGVAQGSRWQAQLSDRPGAKNLTIPAPGQAVSYAISTVRAGRLGTEQNQAAKMLVRYPDTAYESHANYGVEYNLTLPLFNPTQQPQKVALTLATPLKEDRLSQGGLRFRQPPFDVPFFRGTVRLRYPDDRGQLKTRYVHLWHRKGQVLEPLEMIALPPNSSRSVQLDLIYPPDSTPPQVLTLKTQG; this is encoded by the coding sequence ATGAGGCCGAAGCAAAATAACATCGCGATCGCTTTGATCTCTGCTCTAGCCCTGGTTGGGGTAGGCAGTTACAGCTTATTACTTGCTGGTAAAACAGCTTCGTCTGCGTCGGACCTCGCTCAGGGAGCGCCACCTAGCCCGAAACCTACTCCCCAAATCATCGTGGAGCCGCAACCGGTGCGAGCTTTGCCAGGGCAGCTAGATCAGGTGCCGATGTTTAACAGCAATAGCCCGGAGTGGGTTAAGACTGAGGGTATTCTGCTTTCGACTCTGCCGCCTACGAGCAAGAAAACACCAACTGCCCATCTAAATTTTCCGTTTCAGGGCCGCTTCGATTTATTCATTCACCACCAAACACACACCCCGAAGGATCTACAAACTTTCTACTTGGGTGTGATGCTGCATAACTCCAGTTCGCAACCCGTGACTGTTGATGTGTTGCAAGGCGCGACTTATCTGACCCAAAGCGCTCCCTACATCAAGCTGCCAACCTATGTAGACAATCCCAATAATACAGTTTATGCAGGGCCAGGCGATCGCGTGGTGACAGATATTCTTCAGGGCAAGCGCCAAGCTGATTTTCCGGCTCAACTGGTGATTCCGCCAGGTCAAAGCCGGATGCTCCTAAACCACCCGATGCCAGTGCGGGGTTTAGAGAAACCAATCAATGGGCGATCGGGTTATCTGCGGCTGCGTAGTAGTGGCAAGGTCTACGCGGCCAGCTTGATGATGTTTGCCAAGAAAAATGCCAATGGTAGCGATCGCGCCCCCACCTTAGCGGAGTGGCAAGCTTTACTAGACACTGGGACTCTCTCTGGACCTCGCGACAAAGTACCAACGCCACCCGAACAGGCAGGCGGACAGTTGATTTATGGTCGAGTTGCAGGAGTTGCTCAAGGATCGCGCTGGCAAGCTCAACTCAGCGATCGCCCTGGAGCCAAAAACTTAACCATTCCTGCTCCAGGGCAGGCGGTATCTTATGCCATCAGCACAGTGCGAGCAGGTCGCTTGGGCACGGAGCAAAATCAAGCGGCTAAAATGCTGGTACGTTACCCCGATACCGCTTATGAATCCCATGCTAACTATGGCGTGGAATACAACTTGACCTTGCCGCTTTTCAACCCGACTCAACAGCCTCAAAAAGTGGCTTTAACCTTAGCAACTCCTTTAAAGGAGGATCGCCTCAGTCAAGGTGGACTGCGTTTCCGCCAACCCCCTTTTGATGTGCCCTTCTTTCGAGGCACTGTACGTCTGCGCTACCCAGATGATCGAGGCCAGCTTAAGACTCGGTATGTCCATTTGTGGCACCGCAAGGGACAAGTACTGGAGCCGTTAGAGATGATTGCTCTGCCTCCCAACAGTAGCCGTTCTGTGCAGCTAGATTTGATTTATCCGCCTGATTCCACCCCACCTCAAGTCCTCACCCTCAAAACTCAAGGTTAA
- a CDS encoding sensor histidine kinase: MKHPATLITKRLQKVPLQTVLVAPFVLQIAIAVGLTGWLSLRNGQNAVNDVASQLRTEVTARIQQHVTTYLETPHLVNRINADAIRLGLLNVENIPGLERYFWQQMQQFKTVSYISLGTEQAEYIGVERLDNGALQIEVSDRATGRNFQTYATDSRGNRTRLVQSKPNYDPRQRDWYKTSVKAGKPIWTEIYTYFSTQKLTITADQPLYDAQGKLIGVTAADLVLSQIGDFLRSLKIGKTGQTFIMERSGLLVATSLPEKPFILSADGKTQERLAATASRNELIRATAQHLQQRFGDLRQIRGSQQLDFQLEGKRQFLQVLPIPDQRGLDWLIVVVVPETDFMEQIEANTRSTILLCLTALIAAIVLGILTSRWIAQPILHLSRAAKALSQGEWEQTVPVEREDEVGVLARAFQNMAEQLRASFGVLEQRNEELEVRVQERTADIRAANEQLLVEIAERQRVEDALRVFLHAVSHDLRNPVTGMLMVLGNLLKSESLPIDDSNGSGKAVIPVARSILERMAQSSDRQLYLINSLLEVHASEVGGIVLQTEPLELEHLIIDVLTDFEPLLSKNQVSATALIPNNLPAVPADPLQLRRVLENLLANALKHNPPGVSLSVSVEQKDNSLLCRVQDNGAGINPEVREHLFDLYSRGPQTRRSTGLGLGLYLCRQIIVAHGGEMGVTSSPEAGSTFWFTLPLAPVATTTKSP; encoded by the coding sequence ATGAAACACCCTGCCACTCTTATCACCAAGCGATTGCAGAAAGTGCCACTGCAAACGGTTCTGGTCGCTCCTTTTGTCTTGCAAATTGCGATCGCAGTGGGGCTGACGGGTTGGCTGTCGCTACGTAATGGTCAGAACGCGGTCAACGATGTGGCTAGCCAGCTACGGACTGAGGTAACCGCTCGAATTCAGCAGCATGTCACGACCTACCTAGAAACTCCTCATCTCGTCAACCGCATTAACGCTGATGCCATTCGCTTGGGATTACTGAACGTTGAAAACATCCCTGGTTTAGAACGCTATTTCTGGCAACAGATGCAGCAATTTAAGACGGTGAGTTACATCTCGCTGGGGACAGAGCAGGCAGAATACATCGGAGTAGAGCGCTTAGATAATGGTGCCTTACAAATTGAAGTCTCCGATCGCGCCACAGGCCGAAATTTCCAAACCTACGCCACGGATAGCCGAGGAAACCGCACGCGACTGGTGCAAAGTAAACCCAATTATGACCCGCGCCAGCGGGATTGGTACAAAACCAGTGTGAAAGCGGGTAAACCGATTTGGACCGAGATTTACACTTACTTCTCTACGCAAAAACTCACGATCACGGCTGACCAGCCACTGTACGATGCCCAAGGCAAATTGATTGGGGTGACGGCGGCTGATTTGGTGTTGTCTCAAATCGGCGACTTTCTCCGCAGCCTCAAGATTGGCAAAACGGGGCAAACCTTTATCATGGAGCGATCGGGGCTTCTAGTTGCAACTTCGCTGCCCGAGAAACCTTTCATCCTCAGCGCTGATGGCAAAACCCAGGAACGACTGGCCGCGACTGCTAGCCGCAATGAGTTGATTCGAGCCACGGCGCAGCACCTACAGCAACGCTTTGGTGATTTGCGGCAAATCCGAGGTAGCCAACAGCTCGACTTTCAATTGGAGGGTAAGCGTCAATTTCTGCAAGTGCTACCAATACCAGATCAGCGAGGTTTGGATTGGCTGATCGTGGTGGTAGTGCCAGAAACAGACTTTATGGAGCAGATCGAAGCCAACACGCGATCGACAATTTTGCTGTGTTTGACCGCCTTGATTGCTGCGATTGTGCTGGGAATTCTCACCTCGCGCTGGATTGCACAGCCGATTTTGCATTTGAGCCGAGCAGCTAAAGCTTTGTCCCAAGGTGAGTGGGAGCAAACAGTGCCCGTGGAGCGAGAAGATGAAGTGGGGGTCTTGGCTCGGGCGTTTCAGAATATGGCGGAGCAGTTACGTGCTTCCTTTGGCGTTCTAGAACAACGCAATGAAGAGTTAGAAGTCCGAGTTCAGGAGCGAACTGCGGATATTCGAGCGGCCAATGAGCAACTGCTAGTGGAAATTGCTGAACGCCAGCGGGTGGAAGATGCATTGCGGGTTTTCTTGCACGCCGTTTCTCATGACCTCCGCAACCCAGTGACTGGGATGTTGATGGTGTTGGGGAATTTGCTCAAAAGTGAATCGTTGCCTATTGATGACTCCAACGGTTCTGGCAAGGCGGTGATCCCGGTGGCCCGTAGCATTTTGGAGCGGATGGCTCAAAGTAGCGATCGCCAACTGTATTTAATTAACTCGCTTTTAGAAGTCCATGCCAGCGAAGTGGGGGGGATTGTCCTTCAGACTGAACCGCTTGAACTTGAGCACCTGATCATAGATGTGCTGACGGATTTTGAGCCTCTGCTCTCTAAAAACCAAGTTAGCGCCACAGCTCTGATTCCGAACAATCTACCTGCCGTTCCAGCAGATCCCTTGCAACTGCGTCGAGTGCTAGAAAACTTACTAGCAAACGCTCTGAAGCACAACCCGCCAGGAGTGAGCTTGAGTGTCAGCGTGGAACAAAAAGACAACTCGTTGCTTTGCCGAGTGCAAGACAACGGAGCAGGCATCAACCCAGAGGTGCGCGAGCATTTGTTTGACCTGTATTCTCGCGGGCCTCAAACCCGTCGCTCTACAGGGCTGGGGCTAGGTTTATATCTTTGCCGTCAAATTATTGTGGCTCATGGGGGAGAGATGGGCGTGACTAGCAGTCCTGAGGCTGGCTCGACTTTCTGGTTTACCTTACCCTTGGCACCTGTAGCAACAACCACAAAATCACCTTGA
- a CDS encoding sensor histidine kinase KdpD → MIADVNYLQALRNCCRDEAAFTQLQQLLADPRASQHLSKLSGFVGSQPQAEASTVNLSAISATNTTLEPLDRVEALLQEASTELQEVRQRQAVLFHVMEHDLRPFLMGTLMVLRNLLKQGDETVTITRSRVERMIQASDRQLHAMSALLETYATTEQTVPLQPEPVEFPALSQTILQDLAPLLSANQARITPQIPANMPPILADSDQIRRVVSHLVTATLQHNPPGLHLSLAAEVEAGMLRCTLLDDGLGWDSRECDRFFELQVRSPHACCSTSLGVQLHLCQQIIQAHGGEIGVINTEPGSIIWFTLPLLATAVASSSYASARLAIVPGLN, encoded by the coding sequence ATGATTGCTGATGTGAACTACCTCCAGGCTTTACGAAATTGCTGTCGCGATGAAGCAGCCTTTACCCAACTACAACAACTCCTCGCAGACCCTCGCGCCAGTCAGCATTTATCAAAGTTATCAGGGTTTGTAGGCAGTCAACCTCAGGCAGAAGCTAGCACCGTTAATCTAAGCGCAATAAGCGCAACCAACACCACCCTAGAGCCGCTAGATCGGGTAGAAGCGTTGTTGCAAGAGGCCTCTACTGAACTTCAGGAAGTACGTCAACGGCAAGCTGTACTGTTTCATGTCATGGAGCATGATCTGCGCCCTTTCCTCATGGGTACCTTGATGGTTTTGCGGAACTTACTCAAGCAAGGAGATGAGACGGTTACAATCACTCGCTCTAGAGTAGAACGGATGATTCAAGCTAGCGATCGCCAACTGCATGCTATGAGCGCCTTGCTCGAAACCTACGCTACAACAGAGCAAACCGTACCACTGCAACCGGAACCTGTAGAGTTTCCAGCGCTCAGCCAAACTATCTTGCAGGACTTGGCACCCCTTTTAAGCGCCAACCAAGCGAGAATTACGCCGCAGATTCCTGCCAATATGCCACCCATTTTGGCAGATTCGGACCAAATTCGCCGGGTGGTTTCCCACCTAGTGACAGCAACCTTGCAACACAATCCACCGGGCCTGCATTTAAGTCTTGCTGCCGAAGTGGAAGCTGGGATGCTGCGCTGTACTCTACTCGATGACGGGCTCGGCTGGGACTCTCGAGAATGCGATCGCTTTTTTGAATTGCAAGTGCGATCGCCCCATGCTTGCTGTTCTACGAGTTTGGGGGTGCAACTGCACCTGTGTCAGCAAATCATTCAAGCGCATGGAGGTGAAATTGGCGTTATCAACACCGAACCAGGTTCGATCATCTGGTTTACGCTGCCCCTCCTAGCAACAGCGGTTGCTTCTAGCAGTTACGCATCGGCTCGGCTCGCGATCGTGCCAGGCTTAAACTAA
- a CDS encoding response regulator transcription factor, with translation MKCKVEVDAYTKAVLPQDLFMNATISSPTLRVLIIEDDPMMQLGLEQSLQADSACIVVGQAEDGYLGVEAALRLKPDLIIMDIGLPRLDGIAATQKIKAALPEVRVVMLTSHTAETEIIAALSSGADAYCIKGASLDRLQAAIAAAQEGATYLDPQIARRVIDHLKPPTPNSGIGQLSERELEVLKLMVEGLSNPEIAAKLYLSPNTVKTHVRGIMNKLSVDDRVQAAVVALRSGLV, from the coding sequence GTGAAGTGCAAAGTTGAAGTAGATGCCTACACTAAGGCTGTATTGCCACAAGATCTATTTATGAATGCCACTATCTCATCGCCAACTTTACGGGTTTTGATTATTGAAGATGACCCAATGATGCAGTTGGGTCTAGAACAGTCATTACAAGCTGATTCAGCGTGCATCGTTGTGGGACAGGCAGAAGATGGGTATTTAGGTGTAGAGGCAGCTCTAAGACTCAAGCCAGACCTGATTATCATGGATATCGGTCTGCCCCGACTAGACGGAATCGCGGCCACTCAAAAAATTAAGGCTGCGCTCCCTGAGGTGCGGGTCGTGATGCTGACCTCACACACGGCAGAAACAGAAATTATTGCAGCTCTCTCTAGTGGAGCCGATGCTTACTGTATTAAGGGTGCCAGTTTAGATCGACTCCAAGCAGCGATCGCCGCCGCTCAGGAAGGTGCTACCTACCTCGATCCTCAAATTGCCCGGCGTGTGATTGATCACCTCAAGCCTCCTACGCCCAACAGTGGCATTGGTCAACTGTCGGAACGTGAACTGGAAGTGCTGAAGCTGATGGTTGAAGGACTCAGTAACCCCGAAATCGCTGCCAAACTCTACCTAAGCCCCAATACCGTCAAAACTCACGTCCGGGGCATCATGAATAAGTTATCAGTAGACGATCGTGTGCAAGCCGCAGTGGTCGCTTTGCGCTCTGGTTTAGTTTAA
- a CDS encoding glutathione peroxidase: MLPNHEGQRVPDVTFRVRQNNQWIDITTNDLFAGKTVIVFSLPGAFTPTCSSTHLPGYNELAPAFKENGVDSILCLSVNDTFVMNEWAKDQDVGNITLIPDGNGEFTEGMGMLVDKTDLGFGKRSWRYSMLVKDGVIEKMFIEPEEPGDPFKVSDADTMLKYINPHAVKPECVSLFTKEGCPFCVRAKEMLKERGLAYEEIVIGKNATTRSLRAMAGGTTVPQVFIDGKLIGGSEALADYLGVA, encoded by the coding sequence ATGTTGCCTAACCACGAAGGACAAAGAGTTCCTGACGTCACCTTCCGAGTTCGACAGAACAATCAGTGGATTGACATCACAACTAATGATCTGTTTGCCGGAAAGACTGTAATTGTTTTCTCCTTACCTGGTGCTTTCACCCCAACTTGTTCCTCGACTCATTTGCCTGGCTACAACGAGTTGGCTCCAGCCTTTAAGGAAAATGGTGTAGACAGTATTCTTTGTCTTTCGGTCAATGATACGTTCGTGATGAACGAATGGGCTAAGGACCAAGACGTTGGTAATATTACACTCATTCCAGATGGTAACGGTGAGTTCACCGAAGGCATGGGGATGTTGGTTGATAAGACTGACCTGGGCTTTGGTAAGCGGTCTTGGCGCTATTCCATGCTAGTCAAGGATGGTGTGATTGAGAAGATGTTTATTGAGCCAGAAGAACCAGGAGATCCTTTCAAAGTATCGGATGCCGATACAATGCTCAAGTACATCAATCCTCATGCTGTGAAGCCTGAATGCGTCTCCTTATTTACAAAGGAAGGCTGCCCGTTCTGTGTTCGGGCTAAAGAGATGTTGAAGGAGCGCGGCCTCGCTTACGAAGAAATTGTGATTGGTAAAAATGCGACGACACGCTCGTTGCGAGCTATGGCAGGAGGAACAACAGTCCCTCAAGTATTTATTGACGGCAAATTGATTGGTGGGTCTGAAGCCCTGGCAGATTATTTGGGTGTAGCCTAG
- a CDS encoding NADPH-dependent FMN reductase: MANSPRILAFAGSTRTNSYNKTLVKIAGTGARAAGAEVTFLDLRDLPMPLYDEDLEAAEGIPANALKFKEIMVAHQGLLIASPEYNSSISGVLKNAIDWASRSTPGEPFLAAFTDKVAAIMSTSPGGLGGLRGLVHVRSILSSIQVLVIPDQIAIAKAHEAFNPDGSLKDSAQQTTVENLGAKVAQILTKLQN, from the coding sequence ATGGCTAACTCACCCAGAATTTTGGCTTTTGCGGGCAGTACCCGAACAAATTCCTACAACAAAACCCTGGTTAAAATTGCCGGTACAGGGGCTCGGGCTGCGGGCGCTGAAGTTACTTTCTTAGATCTGCGCGATTTGCCAATGCCGCTTTATGATGAAGATCTAGAGGCGGCTGAAGGCATTCCTGCCAATGCCTTGAAGTTTAAGGAGATCATGGTAGCTCATCAGGGACTCCTAATTGCTTCTCCTGAGTACAACAGCTCTATCTCTGGGGTACTCAAAAATGCGATCGACTGGGCTTCTCGTTCTACCCCTGGTGAACCCTTCTTAGCTGCTTTTACAGATAAAGTAGCCGCAATTATGAGTACGTCTCCGGGCGGTTTAGGAGGGTTAAGAGGCTTGGTTCATGTTCGTAGTATTCTGTCTAGTATCCAAGTTTTAGTCATTCCCGACCAAATTGCGATCGCAAAAGCTCATGAAGCATTTAATCCAGATGGCAGCTTGAAAGATAGCGCTCAACAAACTACCGTTGAGAACCTTGGCGCTAAAGTCGCTCAAATACTGACAAAGTTACAGAATTAA
- a CDS encoding photosystem I reaction center subunit PsaK: protein MIHSMLLAAVPAATSQDPTALWNWQGTPIMIGSCLLALFIASRTVRFPKVGPKMPLGPFSGLLNNMSVATFLGAMSFGHILGVLGILLSSSWLK, encoded by the coding sequence TTGATTCACTCTATGTTACTAGCAGCAGTCCCCGCTGCTACGTCCCAAGACCCCACCGCTTTGTGGAACTGGCAAGGCACTCCCATTATGATTGGTTCCTGCCTACTGGCTTTGTTCATTGCCAGCCGCACCGTTCGCTTTCCCAAAGTTGGCCCTAAGATGCCTCTTGGACCATTCTCTGGCCTACTGAACAACATGAGTGTTGCCACCTTCTTAGGCGCAATGAGTTTTGGTCATATCTTAGGAGTTTTAGGAATTTTACTTAGTTCCAGTTGGCTCAAATAA